tggcatttttgtaattaaatggagttacttaacatcggttttagcaaaaccgatgttaactacttcatgttaacatcggttatttaaaaaaccgatgttaacatgatgttaagatgaatatggtaacatcggtttgggcaaaaccgatgttaacttcatagagttaacatcggttttgagggagccgatgttaaggagttgattttaacatcggtttgttaaaaaaccgatgtagtgtatttgatgttaacatcggtttttacaaaaccgatgttaagtatatttagttaacatcagttatccataaaaaaccgatgttattgtgtttataagttaaaaaaaatagagatttcAAAAGTCGCGCGCGTTCGAAAACCTTGCCCTACCTCTTCTCTTTGTCATCCTCCTGCCTGAAATTGCTGTTCTCTTTCTCCTCCCGCCCGAAATCTACTGGAAACCGCTCCGTCGACACCCACATTGTCATTGGTTGAACCCACAGAACCCCCTACACTGGCGGAAAACCCACATTGTCGTCACTGGAACCCACAGAACCCCCTACGCTGCCGGAAAACCCATATTTTCGTCGCTCGAACCCCACATAACCCACATTGTCCTGGGTCGAAGAAAACCCTAGATACAGAGTTGCTACTACGGTGCTGAAACAGTCATCGGTGCTCAAAGGTCAAAGCTTTCTCCGCGAGGTACGTAGGTCAAATTCGTGTATGCTAAGTTTCGTTGTGAGTGGTTTGACCCGAATTGGGAGTGCATCGGATAACATTTTGTTTGCGATTGTACAGGCTCTGCTAACGTGCGTGTGTTGCTGGGTTCTCTTCATCAAGGTAACACTAACTTCTATACTTCATTtgacctattttattttttctgggtAGTAATAAGTAATGTTGCATGATTTTTAGTAAGGTGTTATTCTGTTTGCACTATAACAGAGAATCAACCATGATTTATGTAGATGGATCCACAAGGTTGTTGAAATTGCCTGCAATTGCTTTAACATTTTACTGTCCAACAGAGTGGGCTTCACTATTGttgttttaacatattttttgtttcttgagcAAGTAATGCTTAAGTATAGATAATGTTTTTACCCAAGTGGATTTAAGGAACTGGGTTGCTTGCtctgttttctattttattcgCTTAATTGTTGAATGCTTCCAGACTATTTATAAACTATTCACTTGCCTCGTATTGGCAGTTTCTAAAAGTTCTCATATCCTGTTATTCCAAATTATGCTTGTAACTGTTTTAAATAGTTAACTGTTGATATTAAAATAGGTTATTGCATTTAGTTATGTTATGATGTGGGATTAAAATAGGTAACTGTTGATAACTGTTTTGGACTATAAAAATAGGTAACTGTTGATATTAAAAACAGTTACCTATTCAAAGTAACTGGGTTCGTCAGTTCTCATATTCTTGTATTGCATTTAGTTATTATGCTTGTAACTGTTTTACAATAACATATCCTGAAGTGAACTGCTTATCTGAAAATGATGAAGGGTTTCAGCCTTTATAATGTTAGGATTTTCCACCCAGGTGTCACGAATCTGCAACCCCCTTAAAGCATTTCTCCTCGTCCTCAAATTAATAACTCTATGAAAATAGGATGTGTTGCTATCCCCCTCTTTGATCCATTTGCATCTTGATTTCTGCTTATGttgtttttattcaataatcTATTGCCATTTGCTTGTTATATCTGGCTATAGAAAATAAATGTTGGGTTATTAGATGAGGGTTATTCTGGGAGGATGAGACATGATAAATTATACTAGGCTCTTGCAATAATTTACTTCTATGCTGCTACTACCATTTAGATTGTTTAAATGGATGTGTGGCTTGATATTGTATTAACTGACCTTTATGTTATATAGATCTTGAGGCTTGCTAGGGATCTTGGAGATTTTCTACTTGTTGGAATACACACAGATCAGACAGTCAGGTTGGCAACCTTTATATCTCTGCCTCCCTActgtatttacttttttttttttttgtacttttttttggaaggcataatgtataatatattattgagaTAAACAAAAATAGTACAAGTGGTACTGAATGAAAAGATAATACAAAGCACCTCTGGTGCTGCCTCTATTTACCCAGCAAAGCTTCATTAAATTTAGATATTTCTTTAATCCCCAAACCACCTTCCTCCTTAGGTAAGAAAATAGCTTCCCATTTTACCCAGGGAATTTTCTTTAAGGTGCAGTAACCAGTGGTAGGCTAGGATCATCCCTGTCACTTTGAACCAAGTCCTAGAGGAAAGCAAAATATTGCATACATCAATCTGAGAATTTTCCAAGGCATAATAACTTTTTGTGCAGATTCAGTTACCAGTTGGAATTTATCAGGTCTAATTTACCATTTTATTCGCAAACATTTAATGACCGTAGATAATGACAGACccaaaaatttctaaaagtttAAATACATAGACAATAGTAACAGTAAAGGCTTAGTACATCAGATCAAAATTTAAAGGAGATTAGGATGAACTATGAATGTTCAAATCCAGGATCTAGCTTGATCATGATCCTTGAGCCTGCAAGccctttgaaagaaaaattgtcATCCAGTTTATTGTTTATTTCCAGCTTCCAAAATAATTTGGCATCCAAGATAGTAGTGTTATGTTAGGAGTGATATTGGGCTTCAGTGTGCATTAATTCATAGTATCACACTAGTAATTGATCTAGaatattagtataaataggAAAATAACATTAGTGATTTATTATCGCAATATAACAATTATATAGAGTCCTATTGGTAAAATAAAGTATATTGTCTCTTTTCAGTTTTCCACCCAGTACCTATAATTTCAACATGTTACAAAAGCAATGCCATTCATCATGACCATGCTATGTCCACGGTGTTTCAACAttcatgtttccaaaatatggaaGTCCTctgtatttttactttaaaatactCAGTCTCCTTATTGGTTCTAAAGAATAAATTGAAGTACTAAGCCAGTGTATTAATCATCTCAAAATGACAACCATTTGTTGTCCTAGCATCATATTTACTTTCTATTATCTTTTCCTTTCAATCACAATGATTTCGGTAGAATCCTTACAAGCTTGTTAGCTTGATGACTTGTTAGAAACAATTTGTTGACTAGCGTCAAATCAGAGAATTAAACCTGGACATCTTTTAGAAATGCTTGCTGAATTAAGACAGGCAGAAATCCAGTGTCTCCATTTGGGACAAAAACCCATTCTTTGCAGCATATAATCCAAAAAAGCCCATGAGACTGAGTCATAGgccttttcaaaatccaccTTGAAAACCATAGCTGGCCTTTTGCTTCTACAAGCTTCCTCAATcacctcattaagaactagtaTGCCATGCAGGATGtgtctattttttatgaaagtTGTCTGCCTCTCATCAATAAGACCAGATATCACTTGTCTCAATCTATTTGCTAATAACTTAGCTATCACCATGTACATATATCCAATTAAGGAGATTGGTTTGTAGTCATCAAATGACTGGGGGTGTTTGGTTTTGGGAATTAGAGCTATGAAAGAAGCATTACTGCCTCTAGGGAAGCTGCCATGCACATGGAATTCATCTACAAATTTTCTGAAGTCAGTTTTCATCATTTCCCAAAATTCTTTAATGAATTTGAAGTTGAAGCCATTAGGTCCAGGACATTTGTCCCCATCACAACTCCACACTGCTTCTTTGATCTCCAAATCCGAAAAAGGAACAGCCAAAAACTCCCTCTGCTCCTGGTTTATTGAAAAGAATTGCACTCCATCAAGAGTGGGTCTACAAAACTACTGCTCAGTAAATCTGTTGAGGGAAAAATTCACAGCCTCCTTCTTAACATCATTGGGGTTCTGAATCCATTCACCCTGAATGAGAATTCCTTGAAGACCATTATAATGTCTTCTAAAATTGATGACTTTATGGAAATAAGCTGAGCTGCTGTCCCCTTCTTTTAGCCATTTAGCTCTAGATTTCTGCCTTAATAAAGATTCATAAGCTATTGAGGCCTCCCACAATTCTTGTTGTAATTCTCTCTTAGTCTTTATCTCATCATCATATAGGCTTCTATTAGATGCTAAATCCTCCACTTCATTGAGCTTCTTCTGAATTTTGTGGATCCTCTTATCATTTATGAATTGTGTAGTGTGCAAATGAAACAACTACTAGTACTATTGTAGACAAGTTTCCTTCTCCATTACTCACGGAAAAAGCTAAACCCATTATCATTATTATGGTTCTTCTCTATTTGAATACTGGACAACCCTCATATTGTtgataaaaggctttaaatacactGTGGCTAATTTCTGTATGGTTTTTTTAGGGTTATCATTTACTACTGCTAATTGGCGTTGTTGTGGAAGCGCTTTGATTATATCTTTGAAGCCTCGAACTCAGgtatttatatgtttgattcaaaaactaatttgaaattgttgttgtatgcattactgTTATATATGTAACTTATGCTATGCCTgtctacatgacctttctttcattggactgataTGTTCATGCCTTctgtatatatatgttgtgactACCATTGTCGTTCTCTCTGTcttctattatgtttttttttatcagcaaaattataatttgtattaataactGTGAGTACCAAAGGTACTAAATATACAAGTTAGAAACCAGCAGACTAGCAGAACCATAGGTCCTACGAATCAGGTGCCAATCTAAATAGAATACAATAACCCTGCACTGCTACCCTAATCAAAAAATGCTGTTGATAAATTACTAGACCAATAGTTGTAGGGCTGGGCAAAGCCTTTCTCCAGCTGTCTTCTCCGTAAATTCCCTTTAGTTGGGATTCTATCTTTGATCAATCGGCaagcaaatgtttttttttttatcagcaaagataaatatattatattgaaataaagtaccagaggtactaattaCAAAGGTATGGACTATTATATGTAGTACATAAGTAGTCTAATAGGTCTACTTGTGTAGTGTACAAGTATTTCTGAAACTATGTGCACtccctctacaaaaacaaaaagcctTGTCTAATATTACTTGACCACTGATTATAGTGGACTATGAAGTCCTTCTCAAATTGTCTAAGCCAAGTCCAAATTATAAAGATAGCATCTTCAAAAAGCCGATTAGTATCAAATTCTGCATTTGCAAACAAAATTCTGTTTCTGAGCTTCCATATAGAAATGTGCTGCATGAAGTGTTGTTTCGGGCTGAAGGGGAAAGCGCCTTTGATATTCATCCATGACATTGATTCCTACCAAATTGGTTGGATTTTGATGCAATGAATAAATAGGTGAGATTCATCTTCCATAGCTCCACTGCAGAAAGGGCAAAGCATATTGTTGATATGTATGTTCCTTTTTCGCAGATTCTCCTTTGTGGGCAGTCTGCCCTTGCATAATCTCCAAGCGAATATCGCAATTTTGCTTGGTATCTTTGTCTTCCATAGTTCCATACTCCAATCCTCCTTCTGGCCACCAGCAATTTCCTCCCATATCAGATTGTAGGCGCTGCGAGTTGTGTAAATCCCTGATGAATCTCCTATCCACTCCCAAATGTCAATTTGCTGTTGCTGTATGCTTTGTCCTTGTACCTCCCTAAGGAAACTGATGGCAGTATCAATTTCATTGTCAAAAAGCAGTCTTCTCCATGAAAAATTCCATTCCCAGCCCGTGTCATTTTGAGTTCCCATCTGCCTAATGGTGTGATTCTGCTGTGAGGATATAATAAACAACCTGGGGTACCTTTCTGCTAGCGACTCCTCTTGATTAATCCACTTATCTGTCCAGAATCTAACTTTCTCTCCATCCCCCACCTTCCACCTcatgttattttgaataaccAGTCCCTGTTGAGATTGATTGAAAGCTTGTtttacattcctccaccaaacacattgttttgctgAATTTCCTGTTTCTTCAAGGTTCCTCCATCCACCATATTTGGAATTCAAAACTCTGGTCCACAGCTCACCATTTTGTTGCATTAATAGCCCCTATAGGTATGCCAAGATACACAAAAAGAAGAGTTAAGCAGCTGCAGTTCAAGTACTTTGCTGCATCATGCTTCCATTGATCAGAAATCCCGAAAGCTTCGAATCTACTCTTAGCAAAATTGATTTTCAGACCCGATAGTTCAGCTTCAGATTCAAGCTTGTTAAGCTCAGCTTCTAACTTCTGGACCCTTTTAACACTGCATCGCTTTGTGTGCAtcttcaacacacacacacacatacacagccacacacctacacacacacacacacacacacacacacagagaaacacatacacattaaagacagaaacacacacacacacacacacacacacacacacacacacacagaaacacacacacacacacacacacacagaaacacacacacacacagaaacacacacactgacagaaacacacacactgatagaaacacacacacacacacacacagaaacacacacacacacacacatacacagccacacacacacacacacacacacagaaacacacacactgaaaaacacacacacacacacaaaaacacacacagacacacacacacacactgaaaCACACCCACATACTGCAGATGCTGCAGAATTTGTGCCTTAAATAAGCTGCAGtgcttatttttgtaaaagctaCAGTGCTCGTACAtaacttcaattaatttgaatctGCT
This region of Glycine soja cultivar W05 chromosome 17, ASM419377v2, whole genome shotgun sequence genomic DNA includes:
- the LOC114391670 gene encoding uncharacterized protein LOC114391670, whose amino-acid sequence is MRWKVGDGEKVRFWTDKWINQEESLAERYPRLFIISSQQNHTIRQMGTQNDTGWEWNFSWRRLLFDNEIDTAISFLREVQGQSIQQQQIDIWEWIGDSSGIYTTRSAYNLIWEEIAGGQKEDWSMELWKTKIPSKIAIFAWRLCKGRLPTKENLRKRNIHINNMLCPFCSGAMEDESHLFIHCIKIQPIW